One stretch of Gadus chalcogrammus isolate NIFS_2021 chromosome 14, NIFS_Gcha_1.0, whole genome shotgun sequence DNA includes these proteins:
- the LOC130403090 gene encoding zinc finger protein 425-like isoform X1 codes for MFINMEEQLSPIMNALAKAAVCEISKLFSEGSATLRLQITRSLKENEALKSRMEVMRRELLFLQLQTRTNASRDALRAASRLALARANICRPGSKPLGNEDSADFGDSSTQRGATSESRHVDAPGSSQMPSHSEELRILSADGKGEGPLAAEGHDLLFTASEVEALSSLSADQSSTTSLERGERLVRREELTVQQQTPDAIFVKVEEDIGGGLPAVEDCVDFVDRSTQHGATSESLHVDDPGSSQMFSYSKTLRILSVAKSLERGERLVHREELTVQQQTPDATLVKVEEDIGGGLPAVEDCVDFVDRSTQHGATSESLHVDDPGSSQMFSYSKTLRILSVAKSLERGERLVHREELTVQQQTPDATLVKVEEDIGGGLPAVEDCVDFGDRSTQHGATSESLHVDAPGSSQMVSEELRILSVAKSLERGEWRVHLEELPGHRGGRKGRARVLFGKGVPDNTKKTMPTHNGEKPYGCDQCMKRFVRSAHLRIHMKTHTVEKPYRCDQCMKPFTWMGNMKRHMMTHSGERPYRCDQCMKSFSRNSHLKAHMRTHSGERPFRCDQCMKSYSKSFSLQIHMRTHSGERPFRCDQCTESFIRKSNLKTHIMTHSRDPLLGEALQL; via the exons ATGTTTATCAACATGGAAGAACAGCTTTCGCCCATAATGAACGCACTGGCGAAAGCTGCCGTATGTGAAATTAGCAAACTGTTCTCGGAAGGCTCGGCTACCCTTCGCTTACAAATAACTCGGAGCCTGAAAGAAAATGAAGCGCTGAAGTCGAGGATGGAAGTGATGAGGAGGGAGCTGCTTTTTTTGCAGCTTCAAACCAGAACAAATGCATCGCGTGATGCATTGCGTGCGGCAAGTCGTTTGGCCCTGGCTCGAGCCAACATCTGCCGACCTGGGTCTAAACCACTGGGGAATG AAGACAGCGCTGACTTTGGGGACAGCAGCacacagcgcggcgccacctcagagagtcggcatgtggacgcccctggctcctcccagaTGCCCAGTCATAGCGAGGAGCTGAGGATCCTGAGCGCcgacggaaaaggggagggcccactggcggcagAAGGCCATGACCTCCTCTTCACTGCGTCTGAAGTGGAGGCCTTGAGCTCCCTGTCTGCAGACCAAAGCTCGACCacgagcctggagcgcggcgagcggctggtccgccgcgaggagctgactgtgcag cagcagactcCAGACGCCATTTTtgtcaaggttgaagaggatattggtggaggcctgcccgctgtag AAGACTGTGTTGACTTTGTAGACCGCAGCACACAGCACGGCGCAACCTCAGAGAGTCTGCATGTGGACgaccctggctcctcccagaTGTTCAGTTACAGCAAGACGCTAAGGATCCtgagcgtggccaagagcctggagcgcggcgagcggctggtccaCCGCGAGGAGCTGactgtgcag cagcagaccccagacgcCACTTTagtcaaggttgaagaggatattggtggaggcctgcccgctgtag AAGACTGTGTTGACTTTGTAGACCGCAGCACACAGCACGGCGCAACCTCAGAGAGTCTGCATGTGGACgaccctggctcctcccagaTGTTCAGTTACAGCAAGACGCTAAGGATCCtgagcgtggccaagagcctggagcgcggcgagcggctggtccaCCGCGAGGAGCTGactgtgcag cagcagaccccagacgcCACTTTagtcaaggttgaagaggatattggtggaggcctgcccgctgtag AAGACTGCGTTGACTTTGGAGACCGCAGCACACAGCACGGCGCAACCTCAGAGAGTCtgcatgtggacgcccctggctcctcccagaTGGTCAGTGAGGAGCTAAGGATCCTGAGTGttgccaagagcctggagcgcggcgagtgGCGCGTCCACCTTGAGGAGCTGCCCGGGCATCGgggcggccgcaagggccggGCCCGTGTCTTGTTTGGCAAGGGTGTTCCCGACAATACCAAGAAGACCATGCCCACCCACAACGGAGAGAAACCGTACggctgtgaccaatgcatgaagcgctTCGTACGGAGTGCCCACCTGAGGatccacatgaagactcacaccgtggagaagccctacaggtgtgaccaatgcatgaagcccTTCACATGGATGGGCAACATGAAGCGCCACATgatgactcactccggggagaggCCCTATAGGtgcgaccaatgcatgaagagcTTCAGTAGAAACTCCCACTTGAAGgcccacatgaggactcactccggggagaggCCCttcaggtgtgaccaatgcatgaagagcTACAGTAAAAGCTTTAGCCTgcagatccacatgaggactcactccggggagaggCCCTTCAGGTGTGATCAATGCACAGAGAGCTTCATTAGAAAATCCAACCTGAAGACCCACATCATGACTCACTCCAGGGACCCACTCctgggagaagccctacagttgTAA
- the LOC130403090 gene encoding zinc finger protein 37-like isoform X4 encodes MFINMEEQLSPIMNALAKAAVCEISKLFSEGSATLRLQITRSLKENEALKSRMEVMRRELLFLQLQTRTNASRDALRAASRLALARANICRPGSKPLGNEDSADFGDSSTQRGATSESRHVDAPGSSQMPSHSEELRILSADGKGEGPLAAEGHDLLFTASEVEALSSLSADQSSTTSLERGERLVRREELTVQQQTPDAIFVKVEEDIGGGLPAVEDCVDFVDRSTQHGATSESLHVDDPGSSQMFSYSKTLRILSVAKSLERGERLVHREELTVQQTPDATLVKVEEDIGGGLPAVEDCVDFVDRSTQHGATSESLHVDDPGSSQMFSYSKTLRILSVAKSLERGERLVHREELTVQQQTPDATLVKVEEDIGGGLPAVEDCVDFGDRSTQHGATSESLHVDAPGSSQMVSEELRILSVAKSLERGEWRVHLEELPGHRGGRKGRARVLFGKGVPDNTKKTMPTHNGEKPYGCDQCMKRFVRSAHLRIHMKTHTVEKPYRCDQCMKPFTWMGNMKRHMMTHSGERPYRCDQCMKSFSRNSHLKAHMRTHSGERPFRCDQCMKSYSKSFSLQIHMRTHSGERPFRCDQCTESFIRKSNLKTHIMTHSRDPLLGEALQL; translated from the exons ATGTTTATCAACATGGAAGAACAGCTTTCGCCCATAATGAACGCACTGGCGAAAGCTGCCGTATGTGAAATTAGCAAACTGTTCTCGGAAGGCTCGGCTACCCTTCGCTTACAAATAACTCGGAGCCTGAAAGAAAATGAAGCGCTGAAGTCGAGGATGGAAGTGATGAGGAGGGAGCTGCTTTTTTTGCAGCTTCAAACCAGAACAAATGCATCGCGTGATGCATTGCGTGCGGCAAGTCGTTTGGCCCTGGCTCGAGCCAACATCTGCCGACCTGGGTCTAAACCACTGGGGAATG AAGACAGCGCTGACTTTGGGGACAGCAGCacacagcgcggcgccacctcagagagtcggcatgtggacgcccctggctcctcccagaTGCCCAGTCATAGCGAGGAGCTGAGGATCCTGAGCGCcgacggaaaaggggagggcccactggcggcagAAGGCCATGACCTCCTCTTCACTGCGTCTGAAGTGGAGGCCTTGAGCTCCCTGTCTGCAGACCAAAGCTCGACCacgagcctggagcgcggcgagcggctggtccgccgcgaggagctgactgtgcag cagcagactcCAGACGCCATTTTtgtcaaggttgaagaggatattggtggaggcctgcccgctgtag AAGACTGTGTTGACTTTGTAGACCGCAGCACACAGCACGGCGCAACCTCAGAGAGTCTGCATGTGGACgaccctggctcctcccagaTGTTCAGTTACAGCAAGACGCTAAGGATCCtgagcgtggccaagagcctggagcgcggcgagcggctggtccaCCGCGAGGAGCTGactgtgcag cagaccccagacgcCACTTTagtcaaggttgaagaggatattggtggaggcctgcccgctgtag AAGACTGTGTTGACTTTGTAGACCGCAGCACACAGCACGGCGCAACCTCAGAGAGTCTGCATGTGGACgaccctggctcctcccagaTGTTCAGTTACAGCAAGACGCTAAGGATCCtgagcgtggccaagagcctggagcgcggcgagcggctggtccaCCGCGAGGAGCTGactgtgcag cagcagaccccagacgcCACTTTagtcaaggttgaagaggatattggtggaggcctgcccgctgtag AAGACTGCGTTGACTTTGGAGACCGCAGCACACAGCACGGCGCAACCTCAGAGAGTCtgcatgtggacgcccctggctcctcccagaTGGTCAGTGAGGAGCTAAGGATCCTGAGTGttgccaagagcctggagcgcggcgagtgGCGCGTCCACCTTGAGGAGCTGCCCGGGCATCGgggcggccgcaagggccggGCCCGTGTCTTGTTTGGCAAGGGTGTTCCCGACAATACCAAGAAGACCATGCCCACCCACAACGGAGAGAAACCGTACggctgtgaccaatgcatgaagcgctTCGTACGGAGTGCCCACCTGAGGatccacatgaagactcacaccgtggagaagccctacaggtgtgaccaatgcatgaagcccTTCACATGGATGGGCAACATGAAGCGCCACATgatgactcactccggggagaggCCCTATAGGtgcgaccaatgcatgaagagcTTCAGTAGAAACTCCCACTTGAAGgcccacatgaggactcactccggggagaggCCCttcaggtgtgaccaatgcatgaagagcTACAGTAAAAGCTTTAGCCTgcagatccacatgaggactcactccggggagaggCCCTTCAGGTGTGATCAATGCACAGAGAGCTTCATTAGAAAATCCAACCTGAAGACCCACATCATGACTCACTCCAGGGACCCACTCctgggagaagccctacagttgTAA
- the LOC130403090 gene encoding zinc finger protein 425-like isoform X3 gives MFINMEEQLSPIMNALAKAAVCEISKLFSEGSATLRLQITRSLKENEALKSRMEVMRRELLFLQLQTRTNASRDALRAASRLALARANICRPGSKPLGNEDSADFGDSSTQRGATSESRHVDAPGSSQMPSHSEELRILSADGKGEGPLAAEGHDLLFTASEVEALSSLSADQSSTTSLERGERLVRREELTVQQQTPDAIFVKVEEDIGGGLPAVEDCVDFVDRSTQHGATSESLHVDDPGSSQMFSYSKTLRILSVAKSLERGERLVHREELTVQQQTPDATLVKVEEDIGGGLPAVEDCVDFVDRSTQHGATSESLHVDDPGSSQMFSYSKTLRILSVAKSLERGERLVHREELTVQQTPDATLVKVEEDIGGGLPAVEDCVDFGDRSTQHGATSESLHVDAPGSSQMVSEELRILSVAKSLERGEWRVHLEELPGHRGGRKGRARVLFGKGVPDNTKKTMPTHNGEKPYGCDQCMKRFVRSAHLRIHMKTHTVEKPYRCDQCMKPFTWMGNMKRHMMTHSGERPYRCDQCMKSFSRNSHLKAHMRTHSGERPFRCDQCMKSYSKSFSLQIHMRTHSGERPFRCDQCTESFIRKSNLKTHIMTHSRDPLLGEALQL, from the exons ATGTTTATCAACATGGAAGAACAGCTTTCGCCCATAATGAACGCACTGGCGAAAGCTGCCGTATGTGAAATTAGCAAACTGTTCTCGGAAGGCTCGGCTACCCTTCGCTTACAAATAACTCGGAGCCTGAAAGAAAATGAAGCGCTGAAGTCGAGGATGGAAGTGATGAGGAGGGAGCTGCTTTTTTTGCAGCTTCAAACCAGAACAAATGCATCGCGTGATGCATTGCGTGCGGCAAGTCGTTTGGCCCTGGCTCGAGCCAACATCTGCCGACCTGGGTCTAAACCACTGGGGAATG AAGACAGCGCTGACTTTGGGGACAGCAGCacacagcgcggcgccacctcagagagtcggcatgtggacgcccctggctcctcccagaTGCCCAGTCATAGCGAGGAGCTGAGGATCCTGAGCGCcgacggaaaaggggagggcccactggcggcagAAGGCCATGACCTCCTCTTCACTGCGTCTGAAGTGGAGGCCTTGAGCTCCCTGTCTGCAGACCAAAGCTCGACCacgagcctggagcgcggcgagcggctggtccgccgcgaggagctgactgtgcag cagcagactcCAGACGCCATTTTtgtcaaggttgaagaggatattggtggaggcctgcccgctgtag AAGACTGTGTTGACTTTGTAGACCGCAGCACACAGCACGGCGCAACCTCAGAGAGTCTGCATGTGGACgaccctggctcctcccagaTGTTCAGTTACAGCAAGACGCTAAGGATCCtgagcgtggccaagagcctggagcgcggcgagcggctggtccaCCGCGAGGAGCTGactgtgcag cagcagaccccagacgcCACTTTagtcaaggttgaagaggatattggtggaggcctgcccgctgtag AAGACTGTGTTGACTTTGTAGACCGCAGCACACAGCACGGCGCAACCTCAGAGAGTCTGCATGTGGACgaccctggctcctcccagaTGTTCAGTTACAGCAAGACGCTAAGGATCCtgagcgtggccaagagcctggagcgcggcgagcggctggtccaCCGCGAGGAGCTGactgtgcag cagaccccagacgcCACTTTagtcaaggttgaagaggatattggtggaggcctgcccgctgtag AAGACTGCGTTGACTTTGGAGACCGCAGCACACAGCACGGCGCAACCTCAGAGAGTCtgcatgtggacgcccctggctcctcccagaTGGTCAGTGAGGAGCTAAGGATCCTGAGTGttgccaagagcctggagcgcggcgagtgGCGCGTCCACCTTGAGGAGCTGCCCGGGCATCGgggcggccgcaagggccggGCCCGTGTCTTGTTTGGCAAGGGTGTTCCCGACAATACCAAGAAGACCATGCCCACCCACAACGGAGAGAAACCGTACggctgtgaccaatgcatgaagcgctTCGTACGGAGTGCCCACCTGAGGatccacatgaagactcacaccgtggagaagccctacaggtgtgaccaatgcatgaagcccTTCACATGGATGGGCAACATGAAGCGCCACATgatgactcactccggggagaggCCCTATAGGtgcgaccaatgcatgaagagcTTCAGTAGAAACTCCCACTTGAAGgcccacatgaggactcactccggggagaggCCCttcaggtgtgaccaatgcatgaagagcTACAGTAAAAGCTTTAGCCTgcagatccacatgaggactcactccggggagaggCCCTTCAGGTGTGATCAATGCACAGAGAGCTTCATTAGAAAATCCAACCTGAAGACCCACATCATGACTCACTCCAGGGACCCACTCctgggagaagccctacagttgTAA
- the LOC130403090 gene encoding zinc finger protein 425-like isoform X2: MFINMEEQLSPIMNALAKAAVCEISKLFSEGSATLRLQITRSLKENEALKSRMEVMRRELLFLQLQTRTNASRDALRAASRLALARANICRPGSKPLGNEDSADFGDSSTQRGATSESRHVDAPGSSQMPSHSEELRILSADGKGEGPLAAEGHDLLFTASEVEALSSLSADQSSTTSLERGERLVRREELTVQQTPDAIFVKVEEDIGGGLPAVEDCVDFVDRSTQHGATSESLHVDDPGSSQMFSYSKTLRILSVAKSLERGERLVHREELTVQQQTPDATLVKVEEDIGGGLPAVEDCVDFVDRSTQHGATSESLHVDDPGSSQMFSYSKTLRILSVAKSLERGERLVHREELTVQQQTPDATLVKVEEDIGGGLPAVEDCVDFGDRSTQHGATSESLHVDAPGSSQMVSEELRILSVAKSLERGEWRVHLEELPGHRGGRKGRARVLFGKGVPDNTKKTMPTHNGEKPYGCDQCMKRFVRSAHLRIHMKTHTVEKPYRCDQCMKPFTWMGNMKRHMMTHSGERPYRCDQCMKSFSRNSHLKAHMRTHSGERPFRCDQCMKSYSKSFSLQIHMRTHSGERPFRCDQCTESFIRKSNLKTHIMTHSRDPLLGEALQL; encoded by the exons ATGTTTATCAACATGGAAGAACAGCTTTCGCCCATAATGAACGCACTGGCGAAAGCTGCCGTATGTGAAATTAGCAAACTGTTCTCGGAAGGCTCGGCTACCCTTCGCTTACAAATAACTCGGAGCCTGAAAGAAAATGAAGCGCTGAAGTCGAGGATGGAAGTGATGAGGAGGGAGCTGCTTTTTTTGCAGCTTCAAACCAGAACAAATGCATCGCGTGATGCATTGCGTGCGGCAAGTCGTTTGGCCCTGGCTCGAGCCAACATCTGCCGACCTGGGTCTAAACCACTGGGGAATG AAGACAGCGCTGACTTTGGGGACAGCAGCacacagcgcggcgccacctcagagagtcggcatgtggacgcccctggctcctcccagaTGCCCAGTCATAGCGAGGAGCTGAGGATCCTGAGCGCcgacggaaaaggggagggcccactggcggcagAAGGCCATGACCTCCTCTTCACTGCGTCTGAAGTGGAGGCCTTGAGCTCCCTGTCTGCAGACCAAAGCTCGACCacgagcctggagcgcggcgagcggctggtccgccgcgaggagctgactgtgcag cagactcCAGACGCCATTTTtgtcaaggttgaagaggatattggtggaggcctgcccgctgtag AAGACTGTGTTGACTTTGTAGACCGCAGCACACAGCACGGCGCAACCTCAGAGAGTCTGCATGTGGACgaccctggctcctcccagaTGTTCAGTTACAGCAAGACGCTAAGGATCCtgagcgtggccaagagcctggagcgcggcgagcggctggtccaCCGCGAGGAGCTGactgtgcag cagcagaccccagacgcCACTTTagtcaaggttgaagaggatattggtggaggcctgcccgctgtag AAGACTGTGTTGACTTTGTAGACCGCAGCACACAGCACGGCGCAACCTCAGAGAGTCTGCATGTGGACgaccctggctcctcccagaTGTTCAGTTACAGCAAGACGCTAAGGATCCtgagcgtggccaagagcctggagcgcggcgagcggctggtccaCCGCGAGGAGCTGactgtgcag cagcagaccccagacgcCACTTTagtcaaggttgaagaggatattggtggaggcctgcccgctgtag AAGACTGCGTTGACTTTGGAGACCGCAGCACACAGCACGGCGCAACCTCAGAGAGTCtgcatgtggacgcccctggctcctcccagaTGGTCAGTGAGGAGCTAAGGATCCTGAGTGttgccaagagcctggagcgcggcgagtgGCGCGTCCACCTTGAGGAGCTGCCCGGGCATCGgggcggccgcaagggccggGCCCGTGTCTTGTTTGGCAAGGGTGTTCCCGACAATACCAAGAAGACCATGCCCACCCACAACGGAGAGAAACCGTACggctgtgaccaatgcatgaagcgctTCGTACGGAGTGCCCACCTGAGGatccacatgaagactcacaccgtggagaagccctacaggtgtgaccaatgcatgaagcccTTCACATGGATGGGCAACATGAAGCGCCACATgatgactcactccggggagaggCCCTATAGGtgcgaccaatgcatgaagagcTTCAGTAGAAACTCCCACTTGAAGgcccacatgaggactcactccggggagaggCCCttcaggtgtgaccaatgcatgaagagcTACAGTAAAAGCTTTAGCCTgcagatccacatgaggactcactccggggagaggCCCTTCAGGTGTGATCAATGCACAGAGAGCTTCATTAGAAAATCCAACCTGAAGACCCACATCATGACTCACTCCAGGGACCCACTCctgggagaagccctacagttgTAA
- the LOC130403090 gene encoding zinc finger protein 37-like isoform X5 yields MFINMEEQLSPIMNALAKAAVCEISKLFSEGSATLRLQITRSLKENEALKSRMEVMRRELLFLQLQTRTNASRDALRAASRLALARANICRPGSKPLGNEDSADFGDSSTQRGATSESRHVDAPGSSQMPSHSEELRILSADGKGEGPLAAEGHDLLFTASEVEALSSLSADQSSTTSLERGERLVRREELTVQQTPDAIFVKVEEDIGGGLPAVEDCVDFVDRSTQHGATSESLHVDDPGSSQMFSYSKTLRILSVAKSLERGERLVHREELTVQQTPDATLVKVEEDIGGGLPAVEDCVDFVDRSTQHGATSESLHVDDPGSSQMFSYSKTLRILSVAKSLERGERLVHREELTVQQQTPDATLVKVEEDIGGGLPAVEDCVDFGDRSTQHGATSESLHVDAPGSSQMVSEELRILSVAKSLERGEWRVHLEELPGHRGGRKGRARVLFGKGVPDNTKKTMPTHNGEKPYGCDQCMKRFVRSAHLRIHMKTHTVEKPYRCDQCMKPFTWMGNMKRHMMTHSGERPYRCDQCMKSFSRNSHLKAHMRTHSGERPFRCDQCMKSYSKSFSLQIHMRTHSGERPFRCDQCTESFIRKSNLKTHIMTHSRDPLLGEALQL; encoded by the exons ATGTTTATCAACATGGAAGAACAGCTTTCGCCCATAATGAACGCACTGGCGAAAGCTGCCGTATGTGAAATTAGCAAACTGTTCTCGGAAGGCTCGGCTACCCTTCGCTTACAAATAACTCGGAGCCTGAAAGAAAATGAAGCGCTGAAGTCGAGGATGGAAGTGATGAGGAGGGAGCTGCTTTTTTTGCAGCTTCAAACCAGAACAAATGCATCGCGTGATGCATTGCGTGCGGCAAGTCGTTTGGCCCTGGCTCGAGCCAACATCTGCCGACCTGGGTCTAAACCACTGGGGAATG AAGACAGCGCTGACTTTGGGGACAGCAGCacacagcgcggcgccacctcagagagtcggcatgtggacgcccctggctcctcccagaTGCCCAGTCATAGCGAGGAGCTGAGGATCCTGAGCGCcgacggaaaaggggagggcccactggcggcagAAGGCCATGACCTCCTCTTCACTGCGTCTGAAGTGGAGGCCTTGAGCTCCCTGTCTGCAGACCAAAGCTCGACCacgagcctggagcgcggcgagcggctggtccgccgcgaggagctgactgtgcag cagactcCAGACGCCATTTTtgtcaaggttgaagaggatattggtggaggcctgcccgctgtag AAGACTGTGTTGACTTTGTAGACCGCAGCACACAGCACGGCGCAACCTCAGAGAGTCTGCATGTGGACgaccctggctcctcccagaTGTTCAGTTACAGCAAGACGCTAAGGATCCtgagcgtggccaagagcctggagcgcggcgagcggctggtccaCCGCGAGGAGCTGactgtgcag cagaccccagacgcCACTTTagtcaaggttgaagaggatattggtggaggcctgcccgctgtag AAGACTGTGTTGACTTTGTAGACCGCAGCACACAGCACGGCGCAACCTCAGAGAGTCTGCATGTGGACgaccctggctcctcccagaTGTTCAGTTACAGCAAGACGCTAAGGATCCtgagcgtggccaagagcctggagcgcggcgagcggctggtccaCCGCGAGGAGCTGactgtgcag cagcagaccccagacgcCACTTTagtcaaggttgaagaggatattggtggaggcctgcccgctgtag AAGACTGCGTTGACTTTGGAGACCGCAGCACACAGCACGGCGCAACCTCAGAGAGTCtgcatgtggacgcccctggctcctcccagaTGGTCAGTGAGGAGCTAAGGATCCTGAGTGttgccaagagcctggagcgcggcgagtgGCGCGTCCACCTTGAGGAGCTGCCCGGGCATCGgggcggccgcaagggccggGCCCGTGTCTTGTTTGGCAAGGGTGTTCCCGACAATACCAAGAAGACCATGCCCACCCACAACGGAGAGAAACCGTACggctgtgaccaatgcatgaagcgctTCGTACGGAGTGCCCACCTGAGGatccacatgaagactcacaccgtggagaagccctacaggtgtgaccaatgcatgaagcccTTCACATGGATGGGCAACATGAAGCGCCACATgatgactcactccggggagaggCCCTATAGGtgcgaccaatgcatgaagagcTTCAGTAGAAACTCCCACTTGAAGgcccacatgaggactcactccggggagaggCCCttcaggtgtgaccaatgcatgaagagcTACAGTAAAAGCTTTAGCCTgcagatccacatgaggactcactccggggagaggCCCTTCAGGTGTGATCAATGCACAGAGAGCTTCATTAGAAAATCCAACCTGAAGACCCACATCATGACTCACTCCAGGGACCCACTCctgggagaagccctacagttgTAA